GCCATCAGCCGAGCCATCAGCTGCGCAGTGGCGCGCGCATCGCAGAGCGCCGAATGCGCATCGGGCAGCGCGATTCCGAACGCCTCACAGCAGTGGGCGAGCTTGGCGGCGCCGAGGACCCGACCGGCCCATTTCATCGAGCACAGGGCTGCCGGGCGGTCGACGATGGCGTAGTTGGCCCGTTGCAGTTCGCACAGCAGGAAACGCATGTCGAAGGTGGCATTGTGCGCAACGACCGTGCGACCGCTGAGCATGTCGAGGACGTGACCGCTGATGTCACCGAATTCGGGCGCGTCCAGTAGATCGCCGGCGGTGATCCCGTGAATGTGCGGGGCACCTAGGTCGCGGCGCGGGTTGATCAAGGTTGTCCACTCGTCTTCGATCGCACCCTGGTCGTCGGTGAGCACAATCCCGACCTCCACAACACGGTCGGCGCGCTCCGGCACGAACCCTGTTGTCTCGAAATCAATTACCGCGAAGGCCATCAGAGTTCCCCCCGGAAGGCGCGGGATTGGAGGGAGCCGAAGAGGGCGTCGAGTGCATAAAGAGCCGATGACTGATCTCCTCGCACGGCTGCAATTCGCGAAGAAATGGCCACGAAATGCCGCTGCTCTGCGAGGCTCGGCGCCGAAACCGGTAGGCTTTTAACAATTGTGGCATTTAGATTTGGAAGCGTCGAACCAAGCGCAACACGCTTTAACATTGCCTTGACACGGGGATGCGACAGTGCTGCGTGCAGATACCCACCCACGGAGCGATCCGGACGCGGCCGAAGGATCAAAGACCCCGTGCCACAGAGGTATCCCTCATGTTCGGGCGCAACGACTGCACAGCGCCCCATCTCTCCTCGCCTGCCCATAATCACGTCACCAGCATGAAGCCGATAATCACTCAGCGATCCTGCCTTGTCAGGAGTGACAGAAAAGGCCGGGTCTGCGCGTATAACTCCGCCCACAATATGCATGGGGTTGACCAAGGGGACTCCAGATTCCACATAGTCTTCCCGGTGAAGCAGCGAACCGAAAGGGCCGATCTGGATATCGGCGATATCACCGAGCAGCGATGAACCTCCGCCGACCGGGTCGCCAAACAGGTCAGTAAAGATGGCCTCCGCAAGGCGCTCGAACTCAGCAAGCACCTGTCGCTGACTGGCACGGAGCGCATCGGCCTGATCGAGAATCGCGGCGATGCGACGCTGCTCATCAAGACAGCAAAGCGGCACAGACCACTCAGAGAGCGCCGCCCTACCCAGATGATGAATACCGACACCCCTTGAACCGCGCGCGAAGGCGCCTGTGGCTGCTTCGTACCGGAAAAAATGAAGAAGGTATCGAGGATCAATCTCGGGTCCAGGCCTTACTCGAAGAAGCGTGTTCTGATAGGCACAATCCTCGATCTCACCCTGCCAGAGAGCCGGCTTTCCAACTTCCAGCGGCGAACCCGAAGCTTCATTGAGCAGCAGGTCACCCAGCTCAAGACGAAAAACCGCCATCTCAGCATCAGTGAAGTTCATTCGCTTCACATCGTCTAAAAGCAGGCCATTCCAACCAACGTTCGCAGCACGCAAGTAATTGCGCATTGATGGGCCTGTATGGTTTTGCGGAGACCGCTGACGACCAAGGTTCACGTCAGCAACTGACGAGAGCGAAACCGTCTCCATCTTCACGACAGCATCGCCTTCAACTCCGCCAACCCCGCAGCGATCTCGCCCTCCAGCTTCTCGATCTCGGCGATGATCTCCAGCGGCGGCCGGTGCTCGACCTCGTCGTGCACGATCTCCTTGTACCGATTAAGCGACAGGTCGTAGCCCTGGGCCACGATGTCGTCCTTGGGCACGCAGAATGACTGTGCGGTGCGGGCTCGCTCACGTTCGGAACCGTCTCGTACGGCCCACCGCGCCACCACATCCGGCAGGTCGTTTGCCTCCACCGGGTTGCGCTTGTCGTCCAACGAGAACCCGTCGGCCTGCACGTCGTAGAACCATACGTTGTCAGTACCGCCAGAATTGGTCTTGGTGAACAGCAGGATCGCCGTCGACACTCCCGCGTACGGCTTGAACACCCCTGACGGCAGTTTCACCACCCCGTCGAGTTTCTGCTCCTCCACCAGCACCCGGCGAAGTTCCTTGTGTGCCTTGGATGATCCGAATAGCACACCGTCCGGAACGATCACGGCCGCCCGCCCACCTGGCTTCAGGAGTTTCAAAAACAGTGCCAAGAACAGCAGCTCGGTCTTCTTGGTCTTGACCATTCGCTGCAGATCTTTCGAGGTCGACTCGTAGTCCAGCGAACCGGCAAACGGCGGGTTGGCGAGGATCAGCGTGTATTTCTCGGCATCCTCGCTGGCGCCCTCGGATAGTGAGTCGCGGTAACGGATGTCCGGTGATTCCACTCCGTGCAGCAACATGTTCATGCTACCGATGCGCAGCATGGTGGCGTCGAAGTCGTATCCGTGGAACATGCTGGCGTGGAAGTGCTGCCGCTGCTCGGCATTCGTCAGTACGCCGGGGTGCTGATCGCGGACGTACTCGGAGGCAGCCACCAGGAATCCGGCTGTGCCACAGGCCGGGTCGCAGATCTCGTCGCCCGGCCGCGGAGCCATCATCGCGACCATCGCCTTGATGATGTGCCGTGGCGTACGGAACTGCCCGTTGACACCGGCAGCGGCGATCTTGGACAGCAGATATTCGTACAGGTCGCCGTTGGTGTCGCGGTCATCCATCGGTATGTCGTCGAGCAGGTCCACCACTCGCGACAGCAACTGCGGAGTGGGAATGGTGAACCGAGCGTCGCGCATGTGTTCCGAGTACGTCGATCCGTCGCCGCCGAGGCCGCGCAAGAACGGGAAGACCCCGTCGGCGACGATCTTGTGCATCAGCGTCGGGTCTTCATGCTTGAGCTTGGACCAGCGCAGATGTTGCTGGCCCGCCCCGAACAGCATGCCGTCGCTGGTACCGGTGATGCGAGCCTTCTTCTCGGCGAGCGTGTTCAGGTCATCCAGCCGGCGGATGAACAGCAGATAGGTGATCTGCTCGATGACCTCCAGCGGGTTGGAGATGCCTCCCGACCAAAACGCATCCCAGACCCGGTCGATCTTGCCCTTGAGCTCACCGGTTATCACTGCTGCACCCACCTGTCTGCGGCCGTCGGAGGTTGAACAGAACTGTATATAGGGCATTACCGACAGGACCGGAACCGGTGACATCCACGCCGGCGGGCGCGCCGCAGTTCCGGCCGCCTTCATCCACAGTTGTCCGGTTCATCCACAGGCAGCCCTCGAGCCCTCATATTCGCACAAACGTTCGATACGTTGGAGGGGTGTCCGAACCCGATCAGGTCCTTCCTCCCGCCGCGGCGGCCCGTGCGGCCATCCGCGCGGACCTGGCGCTGATCGACGACGCCCAAGCCCGGCTCCGCTGCACTGACACCGACATCGTCGGCAACGCGTTTCGCGTCGAAGTCGCCGAACACCTCGAACTCCAGCACCGGGTCAATCGCGGCCTGTCCTACCGCATCTTCGGCGAGATCGCCGACCCCGCCGACGGTCCCGAGGACCCGCGACTGCCTGCCGATACCAAGATCACAGACCTGCTGTGGTCGCGCTTGCGTATCACCCGCGCGGAAGTCCGGCGCCGGCTCCGCATCGCCGCCCGTATCCGACCGCGGCGCAACCTGACCGGGCCGCCGGCTCCGCCTGAGCTTCCCGAAGTCGCCGCCGCTGTCGAGGACGGCCAGATCGGTGAAGATCACATCAAAGCGGTCACCAAAGCCCTAGACGAACTGCCCGCGAAAGTCGCACCGGCCGATCGTGAAGCCGCCGAACGGACCCTGGTACGCCACGCCGCCGAGCAGGACGCCGTCTTCGTGACCGCAATCGGGCACGCCATCGCAGATCACCTCAACCCCGATGGCAACTTCACCGACGAAGACCGGGCACGGCGGCGCAACCTGGTCCTGGGCCGTCAAGGCCCCGATGGGATGAGCCGACTGTCCGGCTGCATCGATCCCGAAACCCGCGCCTACCTCGAAGCAGCCGTCGCTGCGGTTCGCCCCGGCCACCGCCAGCCCGAGAGCACCCAAGTACGCGATTCCAGGTCATCGGGACAACGAGACCACGACGCACTGAAGCTGGCCCTGCGCCACGGCATCGAATCCGGTGCCATGGGCACCCACCGCGGCGTTCCGGTAACCGTCGTGGTCACCACCAAACTCGCCGACCTCGACCAGGCGGCCCGCGCCATGGCCGACCCGGACGTCCCGATGCCGACTGCGGCGCGCACTGGTGGCGGCAGCCGCCTTCCGATGCGTGATCTGATCCGGATGGCGGCCAACTCAATCCACTACCTCGCGGTGTTCGACAACCACTCCGAGCGGCCGCTGTATCTGGGCCGCAGCAAGCGGATCGCCACCCTGGATCACCGGATCATCTGCCACGCCCGCGACCGCGGTTGCACCAGACCGAACTGTCCGGCACCCGGCTACCACTGCGAAGTTCACCATTCGACCGATTGGGCGCGCGACGGCCGCACCAATGCCGACGAGCTCTACTTCGCCTGCGGAGGCGACCACGGCGGTGCCACCCGTGGCGACCTACAAACTCACGTCACCGAGCAAGGGCGCCTGGCCTGGACCGACGGCACCAGCCCGCCGCGGATCAACCATCTCCAACATCCGGACGAACTCCTCGACGACGATGAGGACCCATAGGCCGTGGGCGGTGAGGTATCCAAGCCCGGACCGCGAGAAGATGGCACCGTGACCACCTACAACGAGATCCGCAACAATGCGCCGCTGTGGCCGGGGGTGATGGACCGCTCGCTGCTGGGCAATCGGCAACTTCAAGCCGCGCTGTATCTGGCCGACGCGGCCAAACGGGGGAAGTGGCGCAAGGTGGTCCGCGAACTCGACCGCGGCGACCACGTCGTCGACGTCAAAGCCTGGCGGCCCGGCGGCAAGACCTGGTTGACCGTGCTGCACCAGGCCGGCTGGCACGGGGCGCCCCCGGACGTCGCGTCGTGGCTGATCGAGCGGGGTGCGCTGCGCAGCCAGCCCGACGCCGCAGGCCGCACTGCCTACGACATCGCCGTCGAGCACCAGCGGCCCGCCGAGTTGTTGGGCGTGCTCAAGCCCCCGGCACCGTCGCTGGACCGCGACCGGATCGCCGCGCTCAACGCACAACTCGCCGGAATCATCGATGACTTGATCCAGCAGCTGTTCCGCGGTGTCGACCTGCGCCAGATGTTCCGCTATCCGCCGGTCGACGTGCTGCACGAGCTGCCGGGAAAACAACTGTGGTTTCCGATTCCCTATCTCTGGGGGGGCTTCCGGGTGGGCCTGCAAGACGACGACGTCGAACTGTTCGGCGGGTACCGCGAACTCGACCCGGTCGGCGACGTGCACGTCGCCACGGTGGGCTATCTCATCACTCCCGACGGACCTTCGCAGGTGTACGAGGGCTACGAATGATCGGGAGCGCCGGAACTGTCGCGGACCTGCTGCCGCAGCTGCCCTTTGGCGATCTTGCCGCCGGAGGACCGCGGCAGCTCATCGACGACGACGAGTCCTTCGGGCCACAGCTCCTTGGACACCCCGAGCGTCAGTAGATGCTCGAGGAGTTCGGGCAACTCCAGGGCGCCGGCGCCGACGAGTTCGGCATCGCCGAGCTCGACGAAGACACAGACCTTCTCGCCGAACACCTCGTCGGGCATCGCTACCGCGGCGGCGACCGCGACCCTCGGGTGGGTCATGACGGCATCCTCGACCTGCGCGGCGCTGATATTCTTGCCGCCCCGCAGGATGAAGTCCGACGTCCGGCCGGTGACGCTCAGATAGCCGTCAGCGTCGATCTCGCAGATGTCCCCCATGCGCATCCAGCCGTCGGCGGTGAACAGCTTGTCGTGATCGACCCCGCCCAGATAACCCAGGCTGGTCGCCGGCCCCCGGCAGGCGGGCTGGCCCCGGCCGGTGTCGGTCACATCGGTGTCGCCGTCCTCACCCCCGAAGAGCCGGACCGCCATCTCCGGCACGACCCGCCCCCCGGTGCGCAACCGCCGCTCCAGCGGGTCGTCGAGAGTGGTTGCGCTGAGCAGTCCGGTCTCGTTGGAGCCGTAGAACTGCAAGATTTTCGCCCCGGTGAGCGCCTCGAACTCCGCGGCCGGCCGGTAGGGCAATGCCTCACCACCGGTGAAAACCACCCGCAGCGAGCTCAGGTCGAATTCTCGACTGGCAGGGTCGGCCATCATCATCGTCAATTGTGTGCTGACGCAGCATAATACGTTGACCCGGTGTTGTGCTATCGCAGCGCAGGTCGCCGCCGCGGTGAAGCGGTCCAACAGGATCGCCGTGGTGCCGAGGTGGATCGGTGTGGTGTGGCTGGTCCAGAGCCCGAAGCCGAACGGGGTCGGGATGATCGGCAGAAAGACATCGTCCGCACTCAATTGGCCGTTGGCGACGGCCAGTTGGTGAAAGTAATGCCAGCGGTTCTGGGTGTGGACGACACACTTGGGTAACCCGGTGGTGCCGGAGGTGGAGTTGATCAGGAAAATGTCGTCCGGACCGAGTTGCGGTCCCGGCGGCGCGATTTCGGTGGCCGAGTTCAGCTCGTCGATGCCCAGCGTCTCGATCTCGAGACCGTCCGCGAGCGGCTGACGCTGCTTGTCGGTGATCAGCAGTTTGGCCCGCGCGGCGGCCAGGATCGCGGTCACCTCTCGGGTTCCGGCGCGCGCACCGATGCCGACCACCACCGCGCCGCACCGCTCGATCGCAACGAACAGCACGTGGATGGCGACGGAATCACCGTGCCACACCGCGATCCGGTCAGCCGGCACTACCCCCGCACCGGCGAGCCGTGCCGCCAGGGCATCTGCCGCGGCGTCGAATTCCCGCCAGGTCAGTCCGGCGCCGAGGTAGTCGACATAGGCGGCACGGTCGGAGAAGCGTTGCGCGTTGCGACGAACCGCGTCCGACAGCGTGGTCTGCGACCACCAGCCGGCGTCATGATAACGCGCCACTTCGGCCGCGCTGAACGCCGGCGAATCCCATTCAGGCATAACGCTCCTGGAGTCGTCCCTTGATCAGCTTGCCGGTCGGAGTGCGCGGCAGGTCGGTGCTGAACTCGTAGCGTCGGGGCACCTTGTAGGACGCGATGCGCTCCCGCAGAAATCGATCCAGCAGTGCCGGCAGGTCGTGACATCGGCCGGGATCGACAGTCGGATGGACCACGGCCACAACCGATTGACCCATCTCCGGGTCGGGTACGCCGATGACCGCCACATCCAGCACCGCCGGATGCAGCGCCAGCGCGTTCTCGATCTCCTGCGGGTAGATGTTGACCCCGCCGGAGATGATCGTGAACGACTTGCGGTCGGTGAGATACAGATAGCCCTCGGCGTCCAAGCGCCCGACGTCACCGGTGGTCGTCCAGTTCGGATGGCTCCGGTGGCGGGTTTCGGCGGTGCGCTGCGGGTCATTGTGGTATTCGAACGGCGCGACGTCACGTTCGAAGTAGACGGTTCCGGTCTCGCCCGTCGCGACCTCGGCGCCGCTGTCGTCGCAGATGTGTGCAATGCCCAGCACCGGTTTGCCGACCGACCCGGGATGCCGTAGCCAGTCTTGGCTGTCGATGATGGTGGTGCCGGCGGCTTCGGTGGCCGAGTAATACTCCAGCAGGATCGGCCCCCACCAGTCGATCATCGCGCGTTTGACCTCCACCGGGCACGGCGCGGCGCCGTGTACCGCGCACCGGTGCGATGACAGGTCAAACGAGTCACGGATCTGCCGGTCGAGTCGGAGCATCCGGACGAACATCGTCGGCACCCATTGACTGTGGGTAACCCGGTACCGCTCGATGAACAGCAGCGCGTCCGCAGCGTCGAAGTGCCGCATCATCACCACCGTTGCTCCGATTCGGTGCGCCATCGCCATGAACCGCAGCGGCGCGGCGTGATAGACCGGCGCCGGGGACAGGTAGACCGAGTCCGGGCCCAATCCCAGCACCGGGGCGAACAGTCCCGTTATCCGGTCGCCCGACTCGTCGACGTCGTAGCCGGGCAACGGTGCCTCGATACCCTTGGGGAACCCCGTTGTACCCGACGAATACAGCATGTCCGCACCGCATGGCTGGGCCGGCAAGGGTTGCGTCGAAGCAGCTGCCACCAGGGTCTCGTAGTCGTCGAAACCGTCGACGCAACCGGCACCGCCCAAGGCGATCCGGTGGCCGACTCGGGGTGTCTGGGCGATCACCGTGGCGGCGATACCGGCGTACCTCTCGGCGATCACGAACGCCTGCGCGTCGCAGTCGTTGACGATGTAGGCGACTTCTGCGGCGGTCAGCTGCGAGTTGACGAACGTGACGTAGAGTCCCGAACGCAGAGCGGCCCAGTAGATCTCCAATGCGCGTGGCTGGTTGTCGGACAGCACCGCGATGTGATCGCCCGGCCGGACGCCGACGTCATAGAGATGGCGGGCGAACCGCAGCGAGCGGGTGTCGAGTTGGCCGTAGGTGACTGTCTCTCCGGTTTCGGCGACGACGATCGCCGGCTTGTCGGGCGTGGTCGCCGCGTGAGCGCCGGGATACATCGTGACGTGCCGCTCCGGTCAGTAGAGGTAGTCTTCGCCGCTTGCCCGCACGGTGATGTCACTGATGCTGATGCCCCACGGCTGGTCGATCACCCCGACCACGGCGTCAGCCAGATCCTCCGGGGTGATCAGCCAGTACTTCACCGAGTCGACGTCGGTCTGCTCGGCGCTCAGGGTGCCGTCGGCGAACGCGGTGAGCGAGCGCGTGTAGCTCTCAGCGCGGGATCCGACGATGCCCATGATCGCCGCTCCGTTGACCACCCCGCTGGCCAGGTTGGTGCCCAGCACGCCGGTCGGTTTGACGGTGGTCACCTTGATCTTGCCCTTGGCCTCGCTGCGCAGGGAGTCCGACAGCACGGTGACCGCGGCCTTGGTCGCGCTGTAGACGCCTGAGCCTGCTACCCCGGCGTTGCCGTAGATCGACGAGATGTTGACGACGTGGCCCCGGCCCTGCTCGATCATCTGGTCGTAGACGGCCGAGATCCCGTTCACCACGCCCTTGATGTTGATGTCGATCGCGCGGTGCCACTGCTGCCAGGCCCGCTCGTGGTCGGCGAAGTAGGCCAGCGGCATGACGCCGGCGTTGTTGACGATGACGTCCACCGCGCCAAAGGTCTGCACCGCGTGCCCGACGGCGGCTTTCATCTGCTCCATGTCGGTGACGTCGGCGACGTGGTGGGTGCCGGAATGTCCGGCAGCGCGGATTCCGTCGAAGACGGCGGCCAGATTCGCCTCGCCGATGTCCACCCCGACCACGCGGGCGCCTCCGGCGGCGCACTTCTCGGCGATGAGCTTGCCGAATCCGCCGCCGGCGCCGGTGATGACGACGACCTTGTCCTGCAGGTGTTGCGACACAGTCGGCCTCCCGACAACGTGAATCGGAGTGAAGGTATCGGTGCAGTGTAGGTGGCCGCCGTCACCCCTGTTACGTGCGCCCGATTTGCCCCGCGACAGGCCGAGCGTTCAACCACTGTGGCAGGGGTCCCGGACGCTATGGTCACATCGTGAAACGTCGAACGGCGCTGGGGCTGCCGCTCCTGTTGGCGGCGGGTCCCACACTGAGCCGGCTCCCGCGGGCCGTCGCGGACCCCGGCCGGTGGTCGATCGACCGGGCCAACCGCTGGTATCAGGCGCAGGGCTGGCCCGTCGGCTCGAACTACATCACCTCCACGGCCGTCAACCAGCTCGAGATGTTTCAGCCCGGAACTTTCGACCTGCGGCGCATCGATGCCGAACTGGGGTGGGCCCGCTCGGCCGGCTTCAACACCGTGCGCGTCTTCCTGCACGACCAGCTGTGGGCGGCCGACCGTAAGGGCTTCCAGTACCGACTGGCCCAGTTCGTCGCCGTGGCCGCCCGCCACCGCATCAAACCGATGTTCGTGCTGTTCGACTCCTGCTGGGACCCGCACCCCAGGGCGGGTGCGCAGCCCGCGCCGCGGCCCGGCATCCACAATTCCCGCTGGGTGCAGAGCCCGGGCGCCGAGCGCCTCGGTGACCGCAACTACTACCGCACCCTGTATGACTACGTCACCGGCGTGATGACCCAATTCCGTTACGATGAACGGGTTCTGGCCTGGGATTTGTGGAACGAGCCGGACAACATGGCTCGCGAGTACAGCAGCGTCGAGCGGTCCGACAAGCTCGACCTCATCAGTGACCTCCTTCCCCAGGTGTTCAGCTGGGCGCGGGCGGTCGATGCCCGTCAGCCGCTGACCAGTGGGATCTGGGAGGGCTCGCGGCAGGGCAGCGCGATCGTCAACACCCAGCTCAACAGCTCCGACATCATCACGTTCCACTCCTATGACAAGCCGGGGACGTTCAGTGAGCGGATCGCTGAGCTGACGCCGCTGGGCCGCCCGATCCTGTGCACCGAGTACCTGGCGCGCACCCGGGGCAACACCATCGACGGGATACTGCCGATCATGAAGCGTCACAATGTGGGCGCCTACAACTGGGGTTTCGTCGCCGGGAGGACGCAGACCTACCTGCCGTGGGACTCCTGGGACAGCCCCTACACCTCGGCGCCGCAGGTCTGGTTCCACGATCTGGTGCAGCCCACCGGCCGCGCGTACCGCAACCTGGAGATCCTGACGATCAGCAACCTGACCGGGCGCTGATCGCAAAGCCGCACCGGATTCGGGGGATGTTCGCGTTACCGGCTGATAGCCGGCCCCTTCGATGATGAAATCATGGGCGGCGATGTCGTCGGGCCGCCGGTTCGGTGATCGGTGTCCACGGGTCTGACTTGAGGAGTCGATGATGGACGAGACCGCGTCGGGTTCGCGGGCTGGGTCACGGGTTGGGCGCTACCTCCTCACACGCCTGCTGGGCCGAGGCCCCACCGGTGCGGTCTATGAGGCCGTCGACACGCAGAAGGACCGCGCCGCCGCGGTCAAACTGCTCTCACCGGCGTTGGGCCGGGATCCGGCTTTCCGAGAATGGTTGCAGCGGGAGGCGCTCACCGTCGGGCGGGTCCAGGAGCCGCACGTGGTCCCGGTCCGCGATTACGGCGAGCTGGACGGCCACGTGTTCATCGATATGCCGCTGGTGCCGGGCACCGACCTGTCCGCGCTGTTGAAGCGAACCGGGGTGCTGCCCCCGCCGCGGGCGGTGAACATCGTGTGGCAGGCCGCGTCGGCACTGGATGCCGCGCATGCCGCCGGGGTGATCCACCGGGGCGTCAAGCCACGCAACATCCTGCTGACCGGTGATGACTTCGTCTACCTGGTGGACTTCGGGATCGCCGGTGCGCCCGGGGCGAACGCGGCCGACACCGACCATGCGGGCGCCCGCTGGAAGTACTCCGCACCGGAGCTCTTCTCCGGCGGTGACTTCGGTCCCGCCGTGGACGTCTACTCGCTGGCGTGCGTGCTCTACCAGTGCTTGACGGGTTCACCGCCGTACCGGGCCGACAGCGTCAAGATGCTGGCCAGTGCTCACCAGACCAAGCCGATTCCGCGGCCCAGCCAGGCCGGCTCGACGATCCCGCCCACCTTTGACGCGGTGATCGCCAAAGGCATGGCCAAGGACCCGCAGGAGCGCTTCGCCAGCGCCGCCGAGCTGGCCACCGCGGCCTATCAGGCGTTGAGTGCACCCGATCAGCACCGGACGTTGCACATCTACGAGGCCAGCCAACAGTCCACCCCGCCGCTGATCGAGCAGCCGAAGCCGAGCGTGCCGCCGGCTGCGCAGGTGCCTCCCGCCGAGCAGCCGATACCGCCGGTGGCGCCCGCCCCGGTGTCTGCGCCGACTCCCCCGCCGGTCCCGCCTGCGCAAGAGGAAGCCGCTCCACCGCCAGAACCCGCCGGCGCCGCCGAACGGCCGGCCCCGCAATCGAGCATTCCGCGCATTTCCACCCCCGACGACGACTGGTTCAGCTCCGCGCGGCCCGCACCCGGCTACCGCGATCCCGGTAAACGCAAGCAACTGCTGCGCCTTGCGGCGCTACTGGCCGTGGCCCTCGGGCTGATCATCTGGATGACGAACCGGTCGGGTTCGGATGAACTCGTCGCCGCCCCCGATGATCAGGGGCTCGCCACGGCGACGCAGGGACCCGCGACGTCCATGTCATCCACCGAAGCCCAGTCGCGGTTGCTCAAGCTGCTGCCCCCCGGTTATCCGCTGGATTCCTGCAGGCCGGCCACACCGATGGGTGGCGCCATCGCGGAAGTGAGCTGCGGTCGCAACATCGACGTGGACGGCCCGCCCTCGGCGACCTACTCACTGTTCCCGGACGCCGGGGCGTTGCGCCTGGCCTTCGACAACACGGTGCAGGCCACTACGGTCGTCACCTGCCCCGGCCGGATCCAGTCGCCGGGCGCCTGGCACCGGACCGCCACCCCGGACAAACCGAGCGGGATGCTGCTCTGCGGTATGCGCCAGGGTTCCCCCACCCTGGTGTGGACCAACGATGCCAACCTGGTGATCGCCCGTTTGCACACCGAACACAGCACGCCGTCCCTGGAGCAGCTCTACACCTGGTGGAGTTCGCATTCCTGATCGCCGTTGTTTGCGACGCAACCCTGAGACGTCACCTAACGTCACTGTCAAATCCGTTAGGATTTGCGGTCTGGACTGACACACCCCCCGAGATCCAGTCGAACCGAGGAGTCAACAACGATGAAGTTGATCACTACCGCCGTGGCCGCAGCCGGAGCGTTGGCCACTGCCGGAGCCGTCAGCCTCGCGACCGCCAGCGCGGACGCCGGCGACGCCGCCCCGACGACCCAGCCGATCGGCACCCAGGGCACCGTGGACAGCGGCGGGGTGATCCAGGGTTGGACGGTCAGCGACCTGCGGCCCAGCACCGATGCCATCCCCTACCAGCCCCACGGCACGCTGTGGGAGGCCACCGCCACCGACGTGGCCATCCAGGGCACTGTCACGCCGGTGATCGCCAACCTCGGTGCTCGTTCCCCCAGCGGCCAGACCTACCCCGCGCTGTTCGGGGTGGCCACCCCGCAGGGCGTGAACCCCTCCAACCTGGCGCAGGGCCAGAAGACGAGCGGCAAGGTCTACTTCGACGTCACCGGCGACGCGCCCAACAGCGCGGTCTACCAGTTCGCCGGAAAGGACCAGCTGGTCTGGACCCCGGCCGCACCGGCCGCCCCGACCGGCGGCGGTTCGTCCGCCCCGGCGACCGGCTCGCAGACCAACCCGGCGGCCACCAGCCCCAAGACGGCCCCGTCGGGCACCCAGACCAACCCGGCCGCGGCCGACAACCAGACCACGGACAGCACCGCCGGTACGACCGGCAGCCAGGGCACCCCGCTCGCCTCCGGCAGCCAGGGCACCCCGTTGCCGGCCGAGACCGACGGCACGCCGGCAGCCGCGAGCGGCACCGAGGGCACCCCGGCAGCGGCGAGCGGTTCGGAGACGCCGACTTCGGCGGGCACCCCGGAGGCGTCGGCACCGGCCGACTCCAGCGCTACCGGAAACACC
This is a stretch of genomic DNA from Mycolicibacter terrae. It encodes these proteins:
- a CDS encoding acyl-CoA synthetase; this translates as MYPGAHAATTPDKPAIVVAETGETVTYGQLDTRSLRFARHLYDVGVRPGDHIAVLSDNQPRALEIYWAALRSGLYVTFVNSQLTAAEVAYIVNDCDAQAFVIAERYAGIAATVIAQTPRVGHRIALGGAGCVDGFDDYETLVAAASTQPLPAQPCGADMLYSSGTTGFPKGIEAPLPGYDVDESGDRITGLFAPVLGLGPDSVYLSPAPVYHAAPLRFMAMAHRIGATVVMMRHFDAADALLFIERYRVTHSQWVPTMFVRMLRLDRQIRDSFDLSSHRCAVHGAAPCPVEVKRAMIDWWGPILLEYYSATEAAGTTIIDSQDWLRHPGSVGKPVLGIAHICDDSGAEVATGETGTVYFERDVAPFEYHNDPQRTAETRHRSHPNWTTTGDVGRLDAEGYLYLTDRKSFTIISGGVNIYPQEIENALALHPAVLDVAVIGVPDPEMGQSVVAVVHPTVDPGRCHDLPALLDRFLRERIASYKVPRRYEFSTDLPRTPTGKLIKGRLQERYA
- a CDS encoding SDR family oxidoreductase; amino-acid sequence: MSQHLQDKVVVITGAGGGFGKLIAEKCAAGGARVVGVDIGEANLAAVFDGIRAAGHSGTHHVADVTDMEQMKAAVGHAVQTFGAVDVIVNNAGVMPLAYFADHERAWQQWHRAIDINIKGVVNGISAVYDQMIEQGRGHVVNISSIYGNAGVAGSGVYSATKAAVTVLSDSLRSEAKGKIKVTTVKPTGVLGTNLASGVVNGAAIMGIVGSRAESYTRSLTAFADGTLSAEQTDVDSVKYWLITPEDLADAVVGVIDQPWGISISDITVRASGEDYLY
- a CDS encoding cellulase family glycosylhydrolase; amino-acid sequence: MKRRTALGLPLLLAAGPTLSRLPRAVADPGRWSIDRANRWYQAQGWPVGSNYITSTAVNQLEMFQPGTFDLRRIDAELGWARSAGFNTVRVFLHDQLWAADRKGFQYRLAQFVAVAARHRIKPMFVLFDSCWDPHPRAGAQPAPRPGIHNSRWVQSPGAERLGDRNYYRTLYDYVTGVMTQFRYDERVLAWDLWNEPDNMAREYSSVERSDKLDLISDLLPQVFSWARAVDARQPLTSGIWEGSRQGSAIVNTQLNSSDIITFHSYDKPGTFSERIAELTPLGRPILCTEYLARTRGNTIDGILPIMKRHNVGAYNWGFVAGRTQTYLPWDSWDSPYTSAPQVWFHDLVQPTGRAYRNLEILTISNLTGR
- a CDS encoding serine/threonine-protein kinase, whose protein sequence is MMDETASGSRAGSRVGRYLLTRLLGRGPTGAVYEAVDTQKDRAAAVKLLSPALGRDPAFREWLQREALTVGRVQEPHVVPVRDYGELDGHVFIDMPLVPGTDLSALLKRTGVLPPPRAVNIVWQAASALDAAHAAGVIHRGVKPRNILLTGDDFVYLVDFGIAGAPGANAADTDHAGARWKYSAPELFSGGDFGPAVDVYSLACVLYQCLTGSPPYRADSVKMLASAHQTKPIPRPSQAGSTIPPTFDAVIAKGMAKDPQERFASAAELATAAYQALSAPDQHRTLHIYEASQQSTPPLIEQPKPSVPPAAQVPPAEQPIPPVAPAPVSAPTPPPVPPAQEEAAPPPEPAGAAERPAPQSSIPRISTPDDDWFSSARPAPGYRDPGKRKQLLRLAALLAVALGLIIWMTNRSGSDELVAAPDDQGLATATQGPATSMSSTEAQSRLLKLLPPGYPLDSCRPATPMGGAIAEVSCGRNIDVDGPPSATYSLFPDAGALRLAFDNTVQATTVVTCPGRIQSPGAWHRTATPDKPSGMLLCGMRQGSPTLVWTNDANLVIARLHTEHSTPSLEQLYTWWSSHS
- a CDS encoding DUF1942 domain-containing protein; the encoded protein is MKLITTAVAAAGALATAGAVSLATASADAGDAAPTTQPIGTQGTVDSGGVIQGWTVSDLRPSTDAIPYQPHGTLWEATATDVAIQGTVTPVIANLGARSPSGQTYPALFGVATPQGVNPSNLAQGQKTSGKVYFDVTGDAPNSAVYQFAGKDQLVWTPAAPAAPTGGGSSAPATGSQTNPAATSPKTAPSGTQTNPAAADNQTTDSTAGTTGSQGTPLASGSQGTPLPAETDGTPAAASGTEGTPAAASGSETPTSAGTPEASAPADSSATGNTPAAAGSSGTPLPAEAAGASAAGSEGTAPANPQGTGAGNQGTPSAGTPTASGASNATG